The genomic segment GCTGATCGCGCAGCCCGTGACGCTGTGGCTCCAGCAGCCGCGCGGCGTGCTCGACCTGAATGCCGACTACCGGCCGATCCACGGCTACGTGCATACCGTGCGCCGGCTCGGGGCCGACGGCGGCCTGACGTCGTGGCAAATCGGCTTTTCGTCGGCGCTGCACTTTCTCCGGCATCGCCGCGACGAGCATTTCTGGCTCGACCGCGATGCGCAGGACATCCTGTCCGACGTATTCAATCGCTATCCGCAGCTTCAGGGCGCATTCCGGTTCGCGCTGAGCGGGGCGCTCGCGAAGCGTTCGTATTGCCGGCAGAGCGAAACCGACTGGCACTTCGTCAACCGGCTCATGGAAGACGAAGGGCTCTATGGCTACTGGACCCACGACGGTCGCGAGCAGAAGACGATGCTCCGGATCGTCGATCGCGTCGAGGCGCTGCCGGACGCCAAGCCGATCGACTTCTATCGAGGCAATGCCGGCGACGAGTTCGACGGCTTGACGCAATGGACGACGCTGCGCCAGTTGAACAGCGTGCACGTCGCCTCGCGTTCCGGCGACTACCAGCGCCCGACGACGCCCTTCGAGGTCCGGCAGTCGGTGCAAACGACCCGCTACGTCGAGCAGACGAACTGGCGCACGCGGGAGCAGAAGGCGATTCCGTATCCGCCGCTCGAAGACTATAGCGCGGGTGCGTACCGGTATCCGGACTCGGATCGAGGCGTTGCGTGGGCGCGCATTCGAGCGGAGGAATACGAGTCGCGGTCGAGGCGATACGCCGGCGTCGGCGGCTCGCGCTGGGTCGATGTCGGCGGCCGGTTCGTGCTGAACGATCATCCGGCGCACGCCGAAGCCGATCCGAAGGAGCGGGAATTCGTCGCCGTCGCGGCACGCTGGACGATCGAGAACAACGTGCCGATCGCCCGCTCGGGCCTGCATTTCCCGTACAGCCTGCAATCGGACATCGAGCGGGCGCGTTCGGGCTATGGCCCGGCGTTCGCGGTTGCGCCGCATCCGCAGGACGGCGCGACGGGCCTCTACGTCATCGAAGTGGACGCGCAGCGAACCGACATCGAATACCGCAGCCCGTTCGAGCATCGCAAGCCGGCCATGTCGGTCGAGATGGCGACGGTGGTCACGCCGAACGGCGAGGAGGTCTGGACCGATCCGCTGAACCGCGTGCGCGCGCGATTCCATTGGGACAGGCAGAGTCCGCCCGACGCGTTCGAGACGTCGCCGCCGTTGCTGGTCGCGCAGTCGGATACCGGGCAGCAGTACGGCGGCGTACACGTGCCGCGTCGCGGCGAGACCGTCTATGTCGATTTCGTCGGCGGCGACTGCGACCGCCCGTATATCGTATCGCGCGCGCCGGGCGGGGCGACGCCGCCGATGTGGCATTCGGACGGGCTGCTGTCGGGCTTCCAGTCGCGCGAATACGGAGGCGGCGGCGGTTACAGCGAGATGCAGCTCGACGATGCGACCGGACAGGTGCGCGCGCGTCTGCTGAGCAAGACGCGGGGCGACTACAGTCATCTGACGCTCGGCTACGGGATCGTTCAGCAGGGCAATACGCGCGGCCGCTATCTCGGCTCGGGCTTCACGATGCATGCCGACCAATACGGCGCGGTCCGCGCGAATCGCGGCCTGTACATCGGCACGCACTCGACCCGCCATGACGCCGAGCAACTGGAGGTGGACGCGGCGCGCGATCAACTGAAGGACGCGGCCGAGGTGCTCGCGCAGCAGTCGTCGCTAAGCGAGCAGCATCGCGCGGAGAGTCTGAAAGCGGGTCACGACGCGCTCACGGAACTGACCGACGCGACGCGGCAGCCAGTCGAGCCGGGCTTGAGCGGCGGGCGCACGTCGGGCGGCGGCACGGGCA from the Burkholderia humptydooensis genome contains:
- a CDS encoding type VI secretion system Vgr family protein, whose amino-acid sequence is MTLGPRGPQEAAFAPIFEAIHRGLLQRERLLKLDTPLGANTLIPLRAVGDARLGRDYTWTIDAATTRDDLNPDALIAQPVTLWLQQPRGVLDLNADYRPIHGYVHTVRRLGADGGLTSWQIGFSSALHFLRHRRDEHFWLDRDAQDILSDVFNRYPQLQGAFRFALSGALAKRSYCRQSETDWHFVNRLMEDEGLYGYWTHDGREQKTMLRIVDRVEALPDAKPIDFYRGNAGDEFDGLTQWTTLRQLNSVHVASRSGDYQRPTTPFEVRQSVQTTRYVEQTNWRTREQKAIPYPPLEDYSAGAYRYPDSDRGVAWARIRAEEYESRSRRYAGVGGSRWVDVGGRFVLNDHPAHAEADPKEREFVAVAARWTIENNVPIARSGLHFPYSLQSDIERARSGYGPAFAVAPHPQDGATGLYVIEVDAQRTDIEYRSPFEHRKPAMSVEMATVVTPNGEEVWTDPLNRVRARFHWDRQSPPDAFETSPPLLVAQSDTGQQYGGVHVPRRGETVYVDFVGGDCDRPYIVSRAPGGATPPMWHSDGLLSGFQSREYGGGGGYSEMQLDDATGQVRARLLSKTRGDYSHLTLGYGIVQQGNTRGRYLGSGFTMHADQYGAVRANRGLYIGTHSTRHDAEQLEVDAARDQLKDAAEVLAQQSSLSEQHRAESLKAGHDALTELTDATRQPVEPGLSGGRTSGGGTGSANGFKVPAMLLGSAGGMGLTTFQSLHTSADRHVNVVAGQSAFVATGKSFVASAGEKVSVFAQDGIKLFAKDAVQIESHRETLDLIGQRTVRIVSATERIEIAADKEILITSGQAYIRLKDGDIQIHAPGRIDIKGSMHNFSGPASMPYPMPTQPDAVCVPCMMKRAAGRSAFVSTGG